The genomic window GGCAACATCGTCAATCCAATAGAATACGGAGTAATTCTGCACGACCATCTTCCTGAATTCGTGCGACAGCGGGCGAATCGGAATATAGACCGCATAGGCATAGGGAAAATCGGAAAGGGTGTTGATTCGTTCAACAATGTCTGTTGCCAAGTGACTTGCGGATTCCGGCGAACCAAGTTCATCCGAAATGTAGGCGACCATTTCTTTCAGGTCTTCAAGAGCAAGTCCGAGATACTCGACTCTATATTTCATACCGATACGCTGTGTTCCAGTTCCTTGAGAATTTCTTCCGAGGTATAGCGCTTGTCGGAAGTTGCCGCTTGCATTTCAGCCTCATGCAACTTGGCATAAATCTCATTTTCAGTCTGGATTTGAGCGTAGGCTTCCATACTCATAAGGACCATATCGCCATAGCCGTCCTTTGTCAAGAACACAGGACGTCCAGTTTCATGGACTGTCTGGGCAATGTCGTCAAGACAATCTTGCAAATCTGAAACAGGTCTTATGGCGTTCATAGAAACTCCTTGAGTATATCTGCAATATACATTATTTAACTGACAAAAGCAAGCATCACATATTTCTATTGACACTCAAATGAGAAATAATTCGGCGGGCAGACTGTCCCACCGGTTTACGCTTTTCCGTTAAAACGTAATTCCTTGAGAATTTCTTTCGAAATTTAAAATTATGTCTAAACAATTAAGTTAAAGAACATCACTCTTCCCTAAGTTGCATTTAGAACATAATGTTTGCAAATTATTAAGAACAGTCTCTCCACCTTTCGACCAAGGCTTTATGTGGTCTACATGTAATACAACGGAAGGATCTTTTGCAGGAGACGCTCCACAAGCACAACATTTGAAATTATCCCTTTGCAAGACGATAAATCTCAATCTTGTTGTTATGGTCCTTGATGTTGTATGTTTATCTGGTTGCGAAATTTTTGCTTCACTTTGTTTTGGAGCTTCATCTTCTACAACGACTTTTTCTTCACATTTAGGTTCAAGATCACCTGTATCATCTTCGTTCACATAATTTACAAATGCTTCCAATGCTTTTCGCCAACCACCAAAGCGGCGTTTAAAAGTGTCTAAAGAATACTTGCAAATATTTGAGTTTGTTAAATCAGTTGATGTAGGCTGTCTTCCCAAAAGTGTCCAAATTCTTTCTATTTCATCAAAGCATTCTTGTTCTGTAATTTTATCTTTCGAAAAACCAGTTTCTTCTAGACCAGCATTTTTTAGCGCAATGTTCCATTTTTTAAATCTACTGCAAATATAGTCTGCTGAATATTTCCCATACTTTTTGTATTCTGCATAAGGAACAGTCTTTAATTTTATTTTTTCCGCAACATTTAACAAGTCTTCATAAATTTTCTTATCTGGAATTATTTTTAATTCAGATTTGGTCCTTTCGGTTCTCAATCCGGCCTTTTTTAGGGCGTTCACCCATGTTCCAAAATGACGTTGGATTGCATTTAGAGAATATTTTCCATATTTTCTGTATTCAGAAATAGCGATTCGATCTTTTTTCAGTAGTTCGGAAGTCTTTTTTATGTCTTGAATTATCTCTTCATCTGATAATTCTCTCTTATATTCGTTAAGAACAAACTTCATACTTCTATCCATTAACCAAATGTTCTAAAAATAAAGACTCCCAAACTAATATACATTAATTCGCGCTCTTCCAATATATTATCAGACACGTTGAATAAGAATAAGCAGGGCGTTGCGGGGCGGCGAATGAGCCCCGCAGTGGGGGTGCGCGGAAGACCCAACGGGGCTGAAGCCAGGGGGATCCGTCCCCCACCATAAAAAAAGGGAACTGCCGTTAAGCAGTCCTCTTTTAAAGGAGATCCCCGCCTGCGCGGGGATGACATGTTAGGAGTGGATTGCTTCACCCCTATTCGGGGTTCGCAATGACGTGCAACGCGAAATGATTTTCATTTCACATTACACATCCCACATTCCACATTAATCCTTGCCATAAACCTTTTCGGCGTAGGTCACGGTAGCGCCGAGGTATTCGCGGTTCATCTTGGCGATGTAATCCACGGTAATACCCTTCGGGCAGGCAGCCTGGCATTCGTAAAGGTTCGTGCAGTTGCCGAAGCCTTCCTTGTCCATCTGAGCGACCATGGCGAGAACGCGCTTCTTGGCCTCGACCTTGCCCTGCGGCAAGAAGCTGAGGTGAGAGACCTTCGCAGAAACGAAGAGCATTGCAGAAGCGTTCTTACAGGCAGCCACGCAGGCACCGCAACCGATACAGGCGGCAGCGTCGAAGGCGCGGTCGGCATCAGCCTTGGGAACCGGAATCGTGGATGCTTCAGGAGCGGCACCGGTATTCACAGAAATGAAACCGCCAGCCTGGATGATGCGGTCGAATGCGGTACGGTCCACGGCGCAGTCACGGATAACCGGGAATGCGGCGGCGCGCCACGGTTCGATCACGATGGTGTCGCCATCCTTGAACTTACGCATGTGAAGCTGGCAAGTGGTAGTCGCATGGTCAGGACCGTGCGGCATACCGTTGATGACGAGAGAGCACATGCCACAAATACCTTCGCGGCAGTCGTGGTCGAAGGCGAAGCCTTCCTTGCCCTGCTTCATCTGTTCTTCGTTCACGATGTCCAGCATTTCCAGGAAGGACATGTCCGGGGAAACATCGTTGATCTTGACAGTTTCGAACTGTCCCTTGGTCTTGGCATCCTTCTGACGCCAAATCTTCAAAGTCAAATTCAGTCCGCTCATTATTTGTAGCTCCTAGTAGCGAGGTGGACGTTATCAAAGGTAAGAGGTTCCTTGGAAAGTTCCGGTGCGACACCGTCGCCCTTGTACTCCCAGGCACCCACGTAGCAGAAGTTCTCGTCGTCGCGCTTGGCTTCGCCTTCCGGAGTCTGGCTTTCTTCGCGGAAGTGGCCGCCGCAAGATTCCTTGCGGTGCAGGGCGTCGAGAGTGAGGACTTCGGCGAATTCGAGGAAGTCTGCAACGCGGCCGGCACGTTCGAGGTTCTGGTTGAAGGAACCTTCGGAGCCGAGCACGTTGACGTTTTCCCAGAATTCGGCACGGAGGGCCGGAATCTTCTCGAGGGCGGTCTTGAGGCCGGCCTCGTTACGAGCCATGCCCACGTATTCCCACATGATGTTACCGAGTTCACGATGGATATCGTTGACCGTGCGGTGACCTTTGATGGAGAGGAGCTTGTGGATGCGTTCTTCGGTCTGCTTCTTGCAGTCTTCGAACGCGGCATCGGATTCGGAAACCTTCTCGAGCTTGGTGCCCGCGAAGTAGCCGCCGATGGTGAACGGAATGACGAAGTAACCGTCGGAGAGGCCCTGCATAAGAGCAGAAGCGCCGAGGCGGTTTGCACCGTGGTCGGAGAAGTTGGCTTCACCGAGAACGAAGCAGCCCGGAATCGTGGACATCAGATCGTAGTCCACCCAGAGGCCGCCCATGGTGTAGTGGATGGCCGGGAAGATACGCATCGGGACCTTGTACGGGTCTTCGTCGGTAATCTTTTCGTACATCTGGAAGAGGTTGCCGTACTTGGCAGACACGCCTGCAACGCCCATGCGCTGGATAGCGTCGGCGAAGTCGAGGTACACGGCCTGCTTGGTGTTACCCACGCCGAGACCTGCGTCGCAGACCTGCTTGGCGTTACGGGAAGCCACGTCACGCGGCACCAGGTTACCGAAGCTCGGGTACTTTTCTTCGAGGTAGTAGTAACGTTCTTCTTCGGGGATCTGGTCCGGGCTGCGGGTGTCGCCCGCCTTGCGCGGAACCCAGATACGGCCGTCGTTACGGAGAGATTCACTCATCAAGGTGAGCTTGGACTGCAGGTCGCCGTGGCGAGGAATGCAAGTCGGGTGAATCTGCGTGTAGCAGGGGTTAGCGAACAGGGCGCCGCGCTTGTAGGCACGGAATGCAGCCGTGACGTTGGAACCCTGAGCATTTGTAGAAAGGTAGTAGACGTTACCGTAACCACCGGTGCAGAGGCACACAGCGTCACCCACGTGGCTTTCAAGTTCGCCAGTGATGAGGTTACGGACGATGATACCGCGAGCCTTGCCGTCGATCACGACGAGGTCCATCATTTCGCGGCGGGGGAACATCTTCACCTTACCGGCGGCAACCTGGCGCATGAGGGCCTGGTAGGCACCGAGCAAGAGCTGCTGACCCGTCTGACCGCGGGCGTAGAACGTACGGGAAACCTGCGTACCACCGAAAGAGCGGTTGTCGAGGAGGCCACCGTATTCACGACCGAACGGAACACCCTGGGCGACGCACTGGTCGATGATGAGGTTCGAGTTTTCGGCCAAGCGGTGCACGTTGGCTTCGCGAGCGCGGAAGTCACCGCCCTTCACGGTATCGTAAAACAGACGGTAAACGGAGTCGCCGTCGTTCTTGTAGTTCTTGGCAGCGTTGATACCACCCTGGGCAGCAATGGAGTGTGCGCGACGGGGGCTATCCTGGATGCAGAAAGACTTGACATTGTAACCAAGTTCGGCGAGGGATGCGGCAGCGGATGCACCGGCAAGGCCAGTACCAACCACGATTACCGTGAACTTACGCTTGTTGGCGGGGTTCACGAGCTTGAGTTCGAACTTGTGCTTGGTCCACTTTTCTTCGATGGAACCACCGGGGATTTTAGAATCAAGAATCATTAGTGGGCTCCTTAAAATTAAGCGTTAAAAGAAACTTCGACGGTGCCGACAGAAGGAATCACGTAAGAAGTCTTGGCGGCTTCCTTGTCCTTCTTCATCTGTTCGTACTGCGGCTGGAGGCTGCGGGACTTTTCGATGAGGGCCTGGGTACCCGGCTGATTAGCGAGGTAGAAGGCTGCAACGGCGGTGATACCGAAACCGAGGGCAACGATAATGCTGTAAGCGATACCGGCGATGTCGATAATCGGGGTCCACTTCTGGTGAGCAATGCCCATGGTCTGGAAGG from Fibrobacter sp. UWB15 includes these protein-coding regions:
- a CDS encoding fumarate reductase/succinate dehydrogenase flavoprotein subunit, giving the protein MILDSKIPGGSIEEKWTKHKFELKLVNPANKRKFTVIVVGTGLAGASAAASLAELGYNVKSFCIQDSPRRAHSIAAQGGINAAKNYKNDGDSVYRLFYDTVKGGDFRAREANVHRLAENSNLIIDQCVAQGVPFGREYGGLLDNRSFGGTQVSRTFYARGQTGQQLLLGAYQALMRQVAAGKVKMFPRREMMDLVVIDGKARGIIVRNLITGELESHVGDAVCLCTGGYGNVYYLSTNAQGSNVTAAFRAYKRGALFANPCYTQIHPTCIPRHGDLQSKLTLMSESLRNDGRIWVPRKAGDTRSPDQIPEEERYYYLEEKYPSFGNLVPRDVASRNAKQVCDAGLGVGNTKQAVYLDFADAIQRMGVAGVSAKYGNLFQMYEKITDEDPYKVPMRIFPAIHYTMGGLWVDYDLMSTIPGCFVLGEANFSDHGANRLGASALMQGLSDGYFVIPFTIGGYFAGTKLEKVSESDAAFEDCKKQTEERIHKLLSIKGHRTVNDIHRELGNIMWEYVGMARNEAGLKTALEKIPALRAEFWENVNVLGSEGSFNQNLERAGRVADFLEFAEVLTLDALHRKESCGGHFREESQTPEGEAKRDDENFCYVGAWEYKGDGVAPELSKEPLTFDNVHLATRSYK
- a CDS encoding succinate dehydrogenase/fumarate reductase iron-sulfur subunit — translated: MSGLNLTLKIWRQKDAKTKGQFETVKINDVSPDMSFLEMLDIVNEEQMKQGKEGFAFDHDCREGICGMCSLVINGMPHGPDHATTTCQLHMRKFKDGDTIVIEPWRAAAFPVIRDCAVDRTAFDRIIQAGGFISVNTGAAPEASTIPVPKADADRAFDAAACIGCGACVAACKNASAMLFVSAKVSHLSFLPQGKVEAKKRVLAMVAQMDKEGFGNCTNLYECQAACPKGITVDYIAKMNREYLGATVTYAEKVYGKD
- a CDS encoding type II toxin-antitoxin system Phd/YefM family antitoxin, with protein sequence MNAIRPVSDLQDCLDDIAQTVHETGRPVFLTKDGYGDMVLMSMEAYAQIQTENEIYAKLHEAEMQAATSDKRYTSEEILKELEHSVSV
- a CDS encoding type II toxin-antitoxin system RelE/ParE family toxin; this encodes MKYRVEYLGLALEDLKEMVAYISDELGSPESASHLATDIVERINTLSDFPYAYAVYIPIRPLSHEFRKMVVQNYSVFYWIDDVAKLVTVARVLYNKRNIISLL
- a CDS encoding homing endonuclease associated repeat-containing protein, with amino-acid sequence MKFVLNEYKRELSDEEIIQDIKKTSELLKKDRIAISEYRKYGKYSLNAIQRHFGTWVNALKKAGLRTERTKSELKIIPDKKIYEDLLNVAEKIKLKTVPYAEYKKYGKYSADYICSRFKKWNIALKNAGLEETGFSKDKITEQECFDEIERIWTLLGRQPTSTDLTNSNICKYSLDTFKRRFGGWRKALEAFVNYVNEDDTGDLEPKCEEKVVVEDEAPKQSEAKISQPDKHTTSRTITTRLRFIVLQRDNFKCCACGASPAKDPSVVLHVDHIKPWSKGGETVLNNLQTLCSKCNLGKSDVL